The proteins below come from a single Agelaius phoeniceus isolate bAgePho1 chromosome 22, bAgePho1.hap1, whole genome shotgun sequence genomic window:
- the MAP7D1 gene encoding MAP7 domain-containing protein 1 isoform X1 produces the protein MLAVHRGAARGGAGLLRGQRFARDRSIVKWKPPSPMGDSVPPPSVPPPTPGGALQGERSFPQHDRPGPPDVIPSEKPIPPVPAAISPSEKIISPIPAAMPPSQQPVCPPALLPPSESSSPLQHDRPSPPAVALPGQPVSPSPATVVPSAQSVPPRGDQSPPGPPKPPGMEHPKEEALSHPTGQPVPVHAAAPCSAETLPHGSQPPAPAAIEGAPPDAKSSLGATAGPSKDVSPRSSRPSASPAASPRPKQDAQKAQARHKQAKERREERAKYLAAKRVLWLEKEEKARLLREKQLEERRKRLEEQRLRAEKRRAVLEERQRQKLEKNKERYEAAIQRSVKKTWAEIRQQRWSWAGALHHGSPAHKDGASRCSVSAVNLPKHVDSIINKRLSKSSATLWNSPSRNRSLQLSPWESSIVDRLMTPTLSFLARSRSAVTLAGNGKEQVPVCPRSASASPLSPCHNHRLPHRCWERRKAAAASPDVTPRRRTEPSPKKKEKKEKDRENAKERSALSRERSLRKRQSLPAAQPRLLPAADSSPGPKNRPSSPAAPKNRPSSPATPKNRPSSPATPKNRPSSPATPKARPASPSPALSSPHKPPLPRSVHSSPKVRARAREERGEQEGQAKARERKEEERGPAPPALPEPPKVPTEPTAGPPVPAAPGPVPASPPARPPAGTTDREEAARLLAEKRRQAREQREREERERREQEEQERRAQEERAQRAAEEQSRREALARQREEERRLQEEREAQERARAEREEVERLQRQKEEAEARAREEAERQRLEREKHFQREEQERLERKKRLEEIMKRTRKSDAADTKKKDDKKVVNGKAAEQEDAPGREKHLGPIPKAEELPETETPSAGTPGGTKGLVGEGLQPSSKEAAALVNGVQPGKHENGFSGSEGSKELRDLSHHGGSPGSIIPFGDKEPFLKQAVVKPPQVTEVL, from the exons ATGCTGGCTGTGCATCGCGGTGCTGCTCGGGGCGGGGCGGGTTTGCTGCGGGGCCAGCGCTTTGCGCGTGACCGGAGCATCGTAAAAT GGAAGCCACCATCCCCGATGGGAGACAGCGTCCCCCCGCCCTCGGTGCCACCCCCTACGCCTGGGggtgctctgcagggagagcgCAGCTTCCCCCAGCATGACCGACCCGGCCCTCCGGATGTCATCCCCTCTGAGAAGCCCATCCCACCCGTccctgcagccatcagcccctCTGAGAAGATCATCtcgcccatccctgcagccatgcccccctcccagcagcccgtgtgccccccggccctgctgcccccctctgagagcagcagccccctgCAGCATGACCGACCCAGCCCTCCAGCCgtggcactgccaggacagcccgtgtcccccagccctgccactgtGGTCCCCTCAGCACAGAGTGTTCCCCCCCGGGGTGACCAATCCCCCCCTGGACCCCCCAAGCCGCCTGGGATGGAGCACCCCAAAGAAGAGGCACTGTCCCACCCCACTGGCCAGCCTGTCCCCGTCCATGCTGCTGCCCCGTGCTCCGCGGAGACGCTGCCCCATGGgagccagcccccagccccagctgccatcGAGGGGGCCCCTCCTGATGCCAAGAGCTCCCTGGGTGCCACAGCCGGGCCCTCAAAGGATGTGAGCCCCCGGAGCAGCCGCCcctcagcatctcctgctgccagcccccggCCCAAGCAAG ATGCCCAGAaagcccaggcaaggcacaaGCAGGCGAAGGAGCGGCGCGAGGAGCGAGCCAAGTACCTGG ctgccAAGCgggtgctgtggctggagaaggaggagaaggcgCGGCTGCTGCGGGagaagcagctggaggagcGGCGCAAGCGGCTGGAGGAGCAGCGGCTGCGGGCGGAGAAGCGCCGGGCGGTGCTGGAGGAGCGGCAGAGGCAGAAGCTGGAGAAGAATaag GAGCGCTATGAGGCAGCAATCCAGCGGTCGGTCAAGAAGACGTGGGCAGAGATCCGGCAGCAGCGGTGGTCCTGGGCTGGGGCCCTGCACCACGGCTCCCCTGCACACAAGGATG gTGCGAGCCGGTGCTCGGTGTCCGCTGTAAACCTCCCCAAACACGTCGACTCTATAATCAACAAGCGGCTCTCCAAATCCTCCGCCACCCTCTGGAACTCTCCCAGTAGAA acCGGAGCTTGCAGCTGAGCCCATGGGAGAGCAGCATCGTGGACCGGCTGATGACGCCCACCCTGTCCTTCCTCGCGCGCAGCCGGAGCGCCGTGACGCTGGCTGGGAATGGCAAGGAGCAGG TGCCCGTGTGCCCCCGCTCAGCCTCCgccagccccctcagcccctgccacaACCACCGCCTGCCGCACCGCTGCTGGGAGCGCCGGAAGGCGGCCGCCGCCAGCCCTGATGTGACGCCACGCCGCAGGACCGAGCCCTCGCCT aagaagaaggagaagaaggagaaggatcGGGAGAATGCCAAGGAGCGCAGCGCCCTGTCCCGTGAGCGCAGCCTCAGGAAGCGGCAGTCGCTGCCGgcggcacagccccggctcctgcCTGCGGCTGACAGCAG CCCCGGCCCCAAGAACCGTCCCTcatcccctgctgcccccaaGAACCGTCCTTCATCCCCTGCCACCCCCAAGAACCGTCCCTCATCCCCTGCCACTCCCAAGAACCGTCCCTCGTCCCCTGCCACTCCCAAGGCCCGCCCGGCGTCCCCCAGCCCGGCCCTCAGCTCTCCCCACAAGCCGCCCCTGCCTCGAAGCGTCCATTCCTCCCCCAAGGTGCGGGCCAGGGCTCGGGAGGAGCGGGGGGAGCAGGAGGGCCAGGCAAAGGCACgggagaggaaggaggaggagcggggtccggcacccccagcccttcccGAGCCCCCCAAGGTGCCCACAGAGCCGACAGCAG gccccccagtccctgcagcccccggccctgtgccagccagcccCCCAGCCAGACCCCCTGCTGGCACCACGGACCGCGAGGAGGCTGCCCGGCTGTTGGCGGAGAAACGACGCCAGGCCCGGGAGCAGCGGGAGCGGGAGGAGCGGGAGCGccgggagcaggaggagcaggagag gcgggcgcaggaggagcGGGCACAGCGGGCGGCCGAGGAGCAGAGCCGGAGGGAGGCCCTGGCACGGCAGCGGGAGGAGGAGCGGCGGCTGCAGGAGGAACGAGAGGCCCAGGAGAGAGCCCGGGCTGAGCGAGAGGAGGTGGAGCGGCTGCAGAGACAG aagGAAGAGGCCGAGGCGCGGGCGCGCGAAGAGGCTGAGCGGCAGCGCCTGGAGAGGGAGAAGCACTTCCAGCgtgaggagcaggagcggctGGAGAGGAAGAAG CGCCTGGAGGAGATCATGAAGAGGACGCGCAAGTCGGACGCAGCAGACACCAAG aaGAAGGACGACAAGAAGGTGGTGAACGGGAAAGCAGCCGAGCAGGAAGATGCCCCAG GCCGTGAGAAGCACCTGGGGCCAATCCCCAAGGCAGAGGAGCTCCCGGAGACAGAGACCCCAAGCGCAGGGACGCCGGGGGGAACGAAGGGCTTGGTGGGCGAGGGGCTGCAGCCAAG ctccaAGGAGGCGGCAGCCCTGGTGAACGGCGTGCAGCCCGGCAAGCACGAGAACGGCTTCTCGGGCAGCGAGGGCTCCAAGGAGCTGCGGGATCTCTCCCACCACGGtggcagccccggcagcatcaTCCCCTTTGGCGACAAGGAGCCCTTCCTCAAGCAGGCCGTGGTGA
- the MAP7D1 gene encoding MAP7 domain-containing protein 1 isoform X3, translating to MLAVHRGAARGGAGLLRGQRFARDRSIVKWKPPSPMGDSVPPPSVPPPTPGGALQGERSFPQHDRPGPPDVIPSEKPIPPVPAAISPSEKIISPIPAAMPPSQQPVCPPALLPPSESSSPLQHDRPSPPAVALPGQPVSPSPATVVPSAQSVPPRGDQSPPGPPKPPGMEHPKEEALSHPTGQPVPVHAAAPCSAETLPHGSQPPAPAAIEGAPPDAKSSLGATAGPSKDVSPRSSRPSASPAASPRPKQDAQKAQARHKQAKERREERAKYLAAKRVLWLEKEEKARLLREKQLEERRKRLEEQRLRAEKRRAVLEERQRQKLEKNKERYEAAIQRSVKKTWAEIRQQRWSWAGALHHGSPAHKDDRSLQLSPWESSIVDRLMTPTLSFLARSRSAVTLAGNGKEQVPVCPRSASASPLSPCHNHRLPHRCWERRKAAAASPDVTPRRRTEPSPKKKEKKEKDRENAKERSALSRERSLRKRQSLPAAQPRLLPAADSSPGPKNRPSSPAAPKNRPSSPATPKNRPSSPATPKNRPSSPATPKARPASPSPALSSPHKPPLPRSVHSSPKVRARAREERGEQEGQAKARERKEEERGPAPPALPEPPKVPTEPTAGPPVPAAPGPVPASPPARPPAGTTDREEAARLLAEKRRQAREQREREERERREQEEQERRAQEERAQRAAEEQSRREALARQREEERRLQEEREAQERARAEREEVERLQRQKEEAEARAREEAERQRLEREKHFQREEQERLERKKRLEEIMKRTRKSDAADTKKKDDKKVVNGKAAEQEDAPGREKHLGPIPKAEELPETETPSAGTPGGTKGLVGEGLQPSSKEAAALVNGVQPGKHENGFSGSEGSKELRDLSHHGGSPGSIIPFGDKEPFLKQAVVKPPQVTEVL from the exons ATGCTGGCTGTGCATCGCGGTGCTGCTCGGGGCGGGGCGGGTTTGCTGCGGGGCCAGCGCTTTGCGCGTGACCGGAGCATCGTAAAAT GGAAGCCACCATCCCCGATGGGAGACAGCGTCCCCCCGCCCTCGGTGCCACCCCCTACGCCTGGGggtgctctgcagggagagcgCAGCTTCCCCCAGCATGACCGACCCGGCCCTCCGGATGTCATCCCCTCTGAGAAGCCCATCCCACCCGTccctgcagccatcagcccctCTGAGAAGATCATCtcgcccatccctgcagccatgcccccctcccagcagcccgtgtgccccccggccctgctgcccccctctgagagcagcagccccctgCAGCATGACCGACCCAGCCCTCCAGCCgtggcactgccaggacagcccgtgtcccccagccctgccactgtGGTCCCCTCAGCACAGAGTGTTCCCCCCCGGGGTGACCAATCCCCCCCTGGACCCCCCAAGCCGCCTGGGATGGAGCACCCCAAAGAAGAGGCACTGTCCCACCCCACTGGCCAGCCTGTCCCCGTCCATGCTGCTGCCCCGTGCTCCGCGGAGACGCTGCCCCATGGgagccagcccccagccccagctgccatcGAGGGGGCCCCTCCTGATGCCAAGAGCTCCCTGGGTGCCACAGCCGGGCCCTCAAAGGATGTGAGCCCCCGGAGCAGCCGCCcctcagcatctcctgctgccagcccccggCCCAAGCAAG ATGCCCAGAaagcccaggcaaggcacaaGCAGGCGAAGGAGCGGCGCGAGGAGCGAGCCAAGTACCTGG ctgccAAGCgggtgctgtggctggagaaggaggagaaggcgCGGCTGCTGCGGGagaagcagctggaggagcGGCGCAAGCGGCTGGAGGAGCAGCGGCTGCGGGCGGAGAAGCGCCGGGCGGTGCTGGAGGAGCGGCAGAGGCAGAAGCTGGAGAAGAATaag GAGCGCTATGAGGCAGCAATCCAGCGGTCGGTCAAGAAGACGTGGGCAGAGATCCGGCAGCAGCGGTGGTCCTGGGCTGGGGCCCTGCACCACGGCTCCCCTGCACACAAGGATG acCGGAGCTTGCAGCTGAGCCCATGGGAGAGCAGCATCGTGGACCGGCTGATGACGCCCACCCTGTCCTTCCTCGCGCGCAGCCGGAGCGCCGTGACGCTGGCTGGGAATGGCAAGGAGCAGG TGCCCGTGTGCCCCCGCTCAGCCTCCgccagccccctcagcccctgccacaACCACCGCCTGCCGCACCGCTGCTGGGAGCGCCGGAAGGCGGCCGCCGCCAGCCCTGATGTGACGCCACGCCGCAGGACCGAGCCCTCGCCT aagaagaaggagaagaaggagaaggatcGGGAGAATGCCAAGGAGCGCAGCGCCCTGTCCCGTGAGCGCAGCCTCAGGAAGCGGCAGTCGCTGCCGgcggcacagccccggctcctgcCTGCGGCTGACAGCAG CCCCGGCCCCAAGAACCGTCCCTcatcccctgctgcccccaaGAACCGTCCTTCATCCCCTGCCACCCCCAAGAACCGTCCCTCATCCCCTGCCACTCCCAAGAACCGTCCCTCGTCCCCTGCCACTCCCAAGGCCCGCCCGGCGTCCCCCAGCCCGGCCCTCAGCTCTCCCCACAAGCCGCCCCTGCCTCGAAGCGTCCATTCCTCCCCCAAGGTGCGGGCCAGGGCTCGGGAGGAGCGGGGGGAGCAGGAGGGCCAGGCAAAGGCACgggagaggaaggaggaggagcggggtccggcacccccagcccttcccGAGCCCCCCAAGGTGCCCACAGAGCCGACAGCAG gccccccagtccctgcagcccccggccctgtgccagccagcccCCCAGCCAGACCCCCTGCTGGCACCACGGACCGCGAGGAGGCTGCCCGGCTGTTGGCGGAGAAACGACGCCAGGCCCGGGAGCAGCGGGAGCGGGAGGAGCGGGAGCGccgggagcaggaggagcaggagag gcgggcgcaggaggagcGGGCACAGCGGGCGGCCGAGGAGCAGAGCCGGAGGGAGGCCCTGGCACGGCAGCGGGAGGAGGAGCGGCGGCTGCAGGAGGAACGAGAGGCCCAGGAGAGAGCCCGGGCTGAGCGAGAGGAGGTGGAGCGGCTGCAGAGACAG aagGAAGAGGCCGAGGCGCGGGCGCGCGAAGAGGCTGAGCGGCAGCGCCTGGAGAGGGAGAAGCACTTCCAGCgtgaggagcaggagcggctGGAGAGGAAGAAG CGCCTGGAGGAGATCATGAAGAGGACGCGCAAGTCGGACGCAGCAGACACCAAG aaGAAGGACGACAAGAAGGTGGTGAACGGGAAAGCAGCCGAGCAGGAAGATGCCCCAG GCCGTGAGAAGCACCTGGGGCCAATCCCCAAGGCAGAGGAGCTCCCGGAGACAGAGACCCCAAGCGCAGGGACGCCGGGGGGAACGAAGGGCTTGGTGGGCGAGGGGCTGCAGCCAAG ctccaAGGAGGCGGCAGCCCTGGTGAACGGCGTGCAGCCCGGCAAGCACGAGAACGGCTTCTCGGGCAGCGAGGGCTCCAAGGAGCTGCGGGATCTCTCCCACCACGGtggcagccccggcagcatcaTCCCCTTTGGCGACAAGGAGCCCTTCCTCAAGCAGGCCGTGGTGA
- the MAP7D1 gene encoding MAP7 domain-containing protein 1 isoform X4: MERSCAGREPQPRPQPQPLGKPPSPMGDSVPPPSVPPPTPGGALQGERSFPQHDRPGPPDVIPSEKPIPPVPAAISPSEKIISPIPAAMPPSQQPVCPPALLPPSESSSPLQHDRPSPPAVALPGQPVSPSPATVVPSAQSVPPRGDQSPPGPPKPPGMEHPKEEALSHPTGQPVPVHAAAPCSAETLPHGSQPPAPAAIEGAPPDAKSSLGATAGPSKDVSPRSSRPSASPAASPRPKQDAQKAQARHKQAKERREERAKYLAAKRVLWLEKEEKARLLREKQLEERRKRLEEQRLRAEKRRAVLEERQRQKLEKNKERYEAAIQRSVKKTWAEIRQQRWSWAGALHHGSPAHKDGASRCSVSAVNLPKHVDSIINKRLSKSSATLWNSPSRNRSLQLSPWESSIVDRLMTPTLSFLARSRSAVTLAGNGKEQVPVCPRSASASPLSPCHNHRLPHRCWERRKAAAASPDVTPRRRTEPSPKKKEKKEKDRENAKERSALSRERSLRKRQSLPAAQPRLLPAADSSPGPKNRPSSPAAPKNRPSSPATPKNRPSSPATPKNRPSSPATPKARPASPSPALSSPHKPPLPRSVHSSPKVRARAREERGEQEGQAKARERKEEERGPAPPALPEPPKVPTEPTAGPPVPAAPGPVPASPPARPPAGTTDREEAARLLAEKRRQAREQREREERERREQEEQERRAQEERAQRAAEEQSRREALARQREEERRLQEEREAQERARAEREEVERLQRQKEEAEARAREEAERQRLEREKHFQREEQERLERKKRLEEIMKRTRKSDAADTKKKDDKKVVNGKAAEQEDAPGREKHLGPIPKAEELPETETPSAGTPGGTKGLVGEGLQPSSKEAAALVNGVQPGKHENGFSGSEGSKELRDLSHHGGSPGSIIPFGDKEPFLKQAVVKPPQVTEVL; encoded by the exons ATGGAGCGGAGCTGCGCCGGGCGGGagccgcagccccggccccagccccagcccctcg GGAAGCCACCATCCCCGATGGGAGACAGCGTCCCCCCGCCCTCGGTGCCACCCCCTACGCCTGGGggtgctctgcagggagagcgCAGCTTCCCCCAGCATGACCGACCCGGCCCTCCGGATGTCATCCCCTCTGAGAAGCCCATCCCACCCGTccctgcagccatcagcccctCTGAGAAGATCATCtcgcccatccctgcagccatgcccccctcccagcagcccgtgtgccccccggccctgctgcccccctctgagagcagcagccccctgCAGCATGACCGACCCAGCCCTCCAGCCgtggcactgccaggacagcccgtgtcccccagccctgccactgtGGTCCCCTCAGCACAGAGTGTTCCCCCCCGGGGTGACCAATCCCCCCCTGGACCCCCCAAGCCGCCTGGGATGGAGCACCCCAAAGAAGAGGCACTGTCCCACCCCACTGGCCAGCCTGTCCCCGTCCATGCTGCTGCCCCGTGCTCCGCGGAGACGCTGCCCCATGGgagccagcccccagccccagctgccatcGAGGGGGCCCCTCCTGATGCCAAGAGCTCCCTGGGTGCCACAGCCGGGCCCTCAAAGGATGTGAGCCCCCGGAGCAGCCGCCcctcagcatctcctgctgccagcccccggCCCAAGCAAG ATGCCCAGAaagcccaggcaaggcacaaGCAGGCGAAGGAGCGGCGCGAGGAGCGAGCCAAGTACCTGG ctgccAAGCgggtgctgtggctggagaaggaggagaaggcgCGGCTGCTGCGGGagaagcagctggaggagcGGCGCAAGCGGCTGGAGGAGCAGCGGCTGCGGGCGGAGAAGCGCCGGGCGGTGCTGGAGGAGCGGCAGAGGCAGAAGCTGGAGAAGAATaag GAGCGCTATGAGGCAGCAATCCAGCGGTCGGTCAAGAAGACGTGGGCAGAGATCCGGCAGCAGCGGTGGTCCTGGGCTGGGGCCCTGCACCACGGCTCCCCTGCACACAAGGATG gTGCGAGCCGGTGCTCGGTGTCCGCTGTAAACCTCCCCAAACACGTCGACTCTATAATCAACAAGCGGCTCTCCAAATCCTCCGCCACCCTCTGGAACTCTCCCAGTAGAA acCGGAGCTTGCAGCTGAGCCCATGGGAGAGCAGCATCGTGGACCGGCTGATGACGCCCACCCTGTCCTTCCTCGCGCGCAGCCGGAGCGCCGTGACGCTGGCTGGGAATGGCAAGGAGCAGG TGCCCGTGTGCCCCCGCTCAGCCTCCgccagccccctcagcccctgccacaACCACCGCCTGCCGCACCGCTGCTGGGAGCGCCGGAAGGCGGCCGCCGCCAGCCCTGATGTGACGCCACGCCGCAGGACCGAGCCCTCGCCT aagaagaaggagaagaaggagaaggatcGGGAGAATGCCAAGGAGCGCAGCGCCCTGTCCCGTGAGCGCAGCCTCAGGAAGCGGCAGTCGCTGCCGgcggcacagccccggctcctgcCTGCGGCTGACAGCAG CCCCGGCCCCAAGAACCGTCCCTcatcccctgctgcccccaaGAACCGTCCTTCATCCCCTGCCACCCCCAAGAACCGTCCCTCATCCCCTGCCACTCCCAAGAACCGTCCCTCGTCCCCTGCCACTCCCAAGGCCCGCCCGGCGTCCCCCAGCCCGGCCCTCAGCTCTCCCCACAAGCCGCCCCTGCCTCGAAGCGTCCATTCCTCCCCCAAGGTGCGGGCCAGGGCTCGGGAGGAGCGGGGGGAGCAGGAGGGCCAGGCAAAGGCACgggagaggaaggaggaggagcggggtccggcacccccagcccttcccGAGCCCCCCAAGGTGCCCACAGAGCCGACAGCAG gccccccagtccctgcagcccccggccctgtgccagccagcccCCCAGCCAGACCCCCTGCTGGCACCACGGACCGCGAGGAGGCTGCCCGGCTGTTGGCGGAGAAACGACGCCAGGCCCGGGAGCAGCGGGAGCGGGAGGAGCGGGAGCGccgggagcaggaggagcaggagag gcgggcgcaggaggagcGGGCACAGCGGGCGGCCGAGGAGCAGAGCCGGAGGGAGGCCCTGGCACGGCAGCGGGAGGAGGAGCGGCGGCTGCAGGAGGAACGAGAGGCCCAGGAGAGAGCCCGGGCTGAGCGAGAGGAGGTGGAGCGGCTGCAGAGACAG aagGAAGAGGCCGAGGCGCGGGCGCGCGAAGAGGCTGAGCGGCAGCGCCTGGAGAGGGAGAAGCACTTCCAGCgtgaggagcaggagcggctGGAGAGGAAGAAG CGCCTGGAGGAGATCATGAAGAGGACGCGCAAGTCGGACGCAGCAGACACCAAG aaGAAGGACGACAAGAAGGTGGTGAACGGGAAAGCAGCCGAGCAGGAAGATGCCCCAG GCCGTGAGAAGCACCTGGGGCCAATCCCCAAGGCAGAGGAGCTCCCGGAGACAGAGACCCCAAGCGCAGGGACGCCGGGGGGAACGAAGGGCTTGGTGGGCGAGGGGCTGCAGCCAAG ctccaAGGAGGCGGCAGCCCTGGTGAACGGCGTGCAGCCCGGCAAGCACGAGAACGGCTTCTCGGGCAGCGAGGGCTCCAAGGAGCTGCGGGATCTCTCCCACCACGGtggcagccccggcagcatcaTCCCCTTTGGCGACAAGGAGCCCTTCCTCAAGCAGGCCGTGGTGA
- the MAP7D1 gene encoding MAP7 domain-containing protein 1 isoform X2 has product MGDSVPPPSVPPPTPGGALQGERSFPQHDRPGPPDVIPSEKPIPPVPAAISPSEKIISPIPAAMPPSQQPVCPPALLPPSESSSPLQHDRPSPPAVALPGQPVSPSPATVVPSAQSVPPRGDQSPPGPPKPPGMEHPKEEALSHPTGQPVPVHAAAPCSAETLPHGSQPPAPAAIEGAPPDAKSSLGATAGPSKDVSPRSSRPSASPAASPRPKQDAQKAQARHKQAKERREERAKYLAAKRVLWLEKEEKARLLREKQLEERRKRLEEQRLRAEKRRAVLEERQRQKLEKNKERYEAAIQRSVKKTWAEIRQQRWSWAGALHHGSPAHKDGASRCSVSAVNLPKHVDSIINKRLSKSSATLWNSPSRNRSLQLSPWESSIVDRLMTPTLSFLARSRSAVTLAGNGKEQVPVCPRSASASPLSPCHNHRLPHRCWERRKAAAASPDVTPRRRTEPSPKKKEKKEKDRENAKERSALSRERSLRKRQSLPAAQPRLLPAADSSPGPKNRPSSPAAPKNRPSSPATPKNRPSSPATPKNRPSSPATPKARPASPSPALSSPHKPPLPRSVHSSPKVRARAREERGEQEGQAKARERKEEERGPAPPALPEPPKVPTEPTAGPPVPAAPGPVPASPPARPPAGTTDREEAARLLAEKRRQAREQREREERERREQEEQERRAQEERAQRAAEEQSRREALARQREEERRLQEEREAQERARAEREEVERLQRQKEEAEARAREEAERQRLEREKHFQREEQERLERKKRLEEIMKRTRKSDAADTKKKDDKKVVNGKAAEQEDAPGREKHLGPIPKAEELPETETPSAGTPGGTKGLVGEGLQPSSKEAAALVNGVQPGKHENGFSGSEGSKELRDLSHHGGSPGSIIPFGDKEPFLKQAVVKPPQVTEVL; this is encoded by the exons ATGGGAGACAGCGTCCCCCCGCCCTCGGTGCCACCCCCTACGCCTGGGggtgctctgcagggagagcgCAGCTTCCCCCAGCATGACCGACCCGGCCCTCCGGATGTCATCCCCTCTGAGAAGCCCATCCCACCCGTccctgcagccatcagcccctCTGAGAAGATCATCtcgcccatccctgcagccatgcccccctcccagcagcccgtgtgccccccggccctgctgcccccctctgagagcagcagccccctgCAGCATGACCGACCCAGCCCTCCAGCCgtggcactgccaggacagcccgtgtcccccagccctgccactgtGGTCCCCTCAGCACAGAGTGTTCCCCCCCGGGGTGACCAATCCCCCCCTGGACCCCCCAAGCCGCCTGGGATGGAGCACCCCAAAGAAGAGGCACTGTCCCACCCCACTGGCCAGCCTGTCCCCGTCCATGCTGCTGCCCCGTGCTCCGCGGAGACGCTGCCCCATGGgagccagcccccagccccagctgccatcGAGGGGGCCCCTCCTGATGCCAAGAGCTCCCTGGGTGCCACAGCCGGGCCCTCAAAGGATGTGAGCCCCCGGAGCAGCCGCCcctcagcatctcctgctgccagcccccggCCCAAGCAAG ATGCCCAGAaagcccaggcaaggcacaaGCAGGCGAAGGAGCGGCGCGAGGAGCGAGCCAAGTACCTGG ctgccAAGCgggtgctgtggctggagaaggaggagaaggcgCGGCTGCTGCGGGagaagcagctggaggagcGGCGCAAGCGGCTGGAGGAGCAGCGGCTGCGGGCGGAGAAGCGCCGGGCGGTGCTGGAGGAGCGGCAGAGGCAGAAGCTGGAGAAGAATaag GAGCGCTATGAGGCAGCAATCCAGCGGTCGGTCAAGAAGACGTGGGCAGAGATCCGGCAGCAGCGGTGGTCCTGGGCTGGGGCCCTGCACCACGGCTCCCCTGCACACAAGGATG gTGCGAGCCGGTGCTCGGTGTCCGCTGTAAACCTCCCCAAACACGTCGACTCTATAATCAACAAGCGGCTCTCCAAATCCTCCGCCACCCTCTGGAACTCTCCCAGTAGAA acCGGAGCTTGCAGCTGAGCCCATGGGAGAGCAGCATCGTGGACCGGCTGATGACGCCCACCCTGTCCTTCCTCGCGCGCAGCCGGAGCGCCGTGACGCTGGCTGGGAATGGCAAGGAGCAGG TGCCCGTGTGCCCCCGCTCAGCCTCCgccagccccctcagcccctgccacaACCACCGCCTGCCGCACCGCTGCTGGGAGCGCCGGAAGGCGGCCGCCGCCAGCCCTGATGTGACGCCACGCCGCAGGACCGAGCCCTCGCCT aagaagaaggagaagaaggagaaggatcGGGAGAATGCCAAGGAGCGCAGCGCCCTGTCCCGTGAGCGCAGCCTCAGGAAGCGGCAGTCGCTGCCGgcggcacagccccggctcctgcCTGCGGCTGACAGCAG CCCCGGCCCCAAGAACCGTCCCTcatcccctgctgcccccaaGAACCGTCCTTCATCCCCTGCCACCCCCAAGAACCGTCCCTCATCCCCTGCCACTCCCAAGAACCGTCCCTCGTCCCCTGCCACTCCCAAGGCCCGCCCGGCGTCCCCCAGCCCGGCCCTCAGCTCTCCCCACAAGCCGCCCCTGCCTCGAAGCGTCCATTCCTCCCCCAAGGTGCGGGCCAGGGCTCGGGAGGAGCGGGGGGAGCAGGAGGGCCAGGCAAAGGCACgggagaggaaggaggaggagcggggtccggcacccccagcccttcccGAGCCCCCCAAGGTGCCCACAGAGCCGACAGCAG gccccccagtccctgcagcccccggccctgtgccagccagcccCCCAGCCAGACCCCCTGCTGGCACCACGGACCGCGAGGAGGCTGCCCGGCTGTTGGCGGAGAAACGACGCCAGGCCCGGGAGCAGCGGGAGCGGGAGGAGCGGGAGCGccgggagcaggaggagcaggagag gcgggcgcaggaggagcGGGCACAGCGGGCGGCCGAGGAGCAGAGCCGGAGGGAGGCCCTGGCACGGCAGCGGGAGGAGGAGCGGCGGCTGCAGGAGGAACGAGAGGCCCAGGAGAGAGCCCGGGCTGAGCGAGAGGAGGTGGAGCGGCTGCAGAGACAG aagGAAGAGGCCGAGGCGCGGGCGCGCGAAGAGGCTGAGCGGCAGCGCCTGGAGAGGGAGAAGCACTTCCAGCgtgaggagcaggagcggctGGAGAGGAAGAAG CGCCTGGAGGAGATCATGAAGAGGACGCGCAAGTCGGACGCAGCAGACACCAAG aaGAAGGACGACAAGAAGGTGGTGAACGGGAAAGCAGCCGAGCAGGAAGATGCCCCAG GCCGTGAGAAGCACCTGGGGCCAATCCCCAAGGCAGAGGAGCTCCCGGAGACAGAGACCCCAAGCGCAGGGACGCCGGGGGGAACGAAGGGCTTGGTGGGCGAGGGGCTGCAGCCAAG ctccaAGGAGGCGGCAGCCCTGGTGAACGGCGTGCAGCCCGGCAAGCACGAGAACGGCTTCTCGGGCAGCGAGGGCTCCAAGGAGCTGCGGGATCTCTCCCACCACGGtggcagccccggcagcatcaTCCCCTTTGGCGACAAGGAGCCCTTCCTCAAGCAGGCCGTGGTGA